One Sparus aurata chromosome 5, fSpaAur1.1, whole genome shotgun sequence genomic window carries:
- the LOC115581000 gene encoding uncharacterized protein LOC115581000 has product MVPAVLIYRGKYLTVRRFSGVPEMCAVETQQSTNEFTVDICEQENKMALYFSYENQIYLPKVDGGTLRVERVVDAVDGSSANIPDSSWFVKEYCGLSGYYILRTVAEPPQYIAPGINSSRQSKFKLSENRKDCIVVKQQRPHPPPSKSA; this is encoded by the exons ATGGTCCCGGCTGTTCTGATATATAGAGGGAAATATTTGACGGTCCGAAGGTTCAGTGGAGTACCGGAAATGTGTGCTGTCGAGACCCAACAGAGCACTAATG AATTTACTGTGGATATATGCGAACAAGAAAACAAGATGGCTTTGTATTTCTCGTATGAAAATCAAATATACCTCCCAAAGGTGGACGGTGGCACTCTGAGG GTGGAGAGGGTTGTTGATGCTGTCGATGGCAGCTCAGCTAATATACCTGATAGCTCCTGGTTCGTGAAGGAATATTGTGGACTCTCTGGATATTACATCCTGCGAACTGTGGCTGAACCCCCGCAGTACATTGCACCAGGGATCAATTCAAGCAGACAAAGTAAATTCAAGCTGTCTGAAAACCGTAAGGACTGCATTGTGGTCAAACAACAAAGACC gcATCCACCACCATCCAAGTCAGCTTAA